The Elaeis guineensis isolate ETL-2024a chromosome 5, EG11, whole genome shotgun sequence DNA segment TAAAGCAGTCGAAACAACGACCACCATGTATCACGTTAAAGGTTAGCGATTTACAACCTCCCGCTGCGATCGGATACCATACAGACTTGCACTAAATGTCGACATACGGATCTTGGTACAATCTTTTGAAGATATAAACCATTTTACAAGGGGCCACATTTCTCTTGTTCTGCCTTCCAGTTCTCTACTCTGAAGCCTGCTTGCTTCCATTGCATTCGCATGTTTCCCTGTTGAATGTATCAAATACTCACTTTTATTGCATAAAACCTCCTCTGGAACTTACCATGCCAATTTCCATGAAAATCTTTGTTTTTTCCTTCTTCTGTAAGAAAAGGAACAAAACAAACATGTGGCACCCCGGTTCAATTGAATATTGAAAATATGCACTGGAatgtatttttgatttaaaaaagaaGAATCTGAATAGCTCAACCAGGAATAAACAGACCTCAATTATACACTCTGGAAAAATAGAACAAGGTACCCtggcaaaataatttttttggcaaCGTTCATAAACCATTTTCAGGCTGCTCAAACTTTGTAATAAATTGGACTAGCAAGCTTGAAATTACGCTTTCCTAAACATGGTCCTTGTAGGGCATCCATTCGGCTGCTAATCACACTTGCAATCCGGAATCCCTGATCCCGCAACTGCATTCTTCTACCGGAGATGTATTCCCAGTTCTCCATCAGAAGTTCATCATCAGATCTGCAAGATAATGACCCAAAGTGATTTAAATGGAGAAAAACAACAGGAACTACAAGAAACATCTAAAACAAGAAACGCAGTCAAATCTGACATCTTGCTATAGCTTTAGGTACCCCATGTTTTGTTGTGCTAAAATGATTGTCATTGGGCCACTATCACCACGCACATATTTCCAACATGCTTCTTGTTATTAATGCAAGTTCTTTTATTAGAGAAGCATCATAGGAAACCaggagaaatttaaaaaaaaaaaaaaagaaaagaaaagaaaagaaaagaaaagaaaagaaagaaagcaagaaaAACTGAGCATGCAGCCACCATGCCAGGGACCTTGTCTAGATCCCCTTGTCCCCAAGGTTGTTTGTGCTGTACATAGTAAATAACAAATGGCTTTCTCTAGGCCACTTATATGACAGCTATATCAATGGTGCTTCATAGATCTGTCATTGCAATAAAGCAGGTTAAAGGCAGCAAAATAATTTGCTCAAGAAAAAAGGGCAGCAAAATGATAATGTGGATCATGAAATTTTACAACTCTTTCCTATAACATAATAATTCAATAAATATAGAATTTTAAAGAATTTTAGAAGTATTCATATTGGTTATCCATTGTATTCAACAATAGTCCTCTGCCATGCAAAGGAAAATAGAAAAAATCTTTATGAGAGTACTGATATGAAATGCAATATGAAGCAATACATCTTCTTAGGTTCGTGAGAATCCTTTAGCAGAATATTTAGCTTCAGGTATCAAAAGAAAATAAGCAGATACCTCATGATCAATGAAAACCATTCTCCATAACCAGCAGAGGTGAGGCTTGCTATGGTGGCATTCTTATTTCTCATAGACCTTCTTGTAAAAAAACTCACAGACCAGCTACTAGCTTGGAGTTTTATGAGCAATCTGGAAACAATCATGTGGACCAAATGTCTCATGTTTTCATCCTCATTACTCctaatataaaaaaattcatgcatgaGAAAACACTAGAACTATACCAGCTGATAAGCTGAAAAATTGCTAGTGTACATTTACAAGGTGTATGATCACTTACCAATGCAAAGCAGAACTGCCATTGTAGGCAATTTCTAACAAGAATATGTCATCTACATCCATCAATATTACATCTAGACCATCATTACTGGGAGTCATAGTACTGAAATAGCTCTCTGCCACCTGCACTGTCAAATTTAACTCTCGCAAGAATCTACCTTTATTAATGTATTGGAGAGTATGCTGCTTGCAAATTGTGGGAAATTCATCTGCTTCCAAGTTATTAAGCTCAGCATGGAAAGCAAAAGTATTGCAATAGTCATCTTGATCACTTGTTCTAACTTGCTCAAAGACTCCAGAGTGGCTACTTTGACAGGATTCTAACATAACGGTCAGAGCAATCAGCAAAGTAAGCAGTAGAACCCCAATGGTCACAAGTGCAGCAACAAAGATGGCTGCAGCAAA contains these protein-coding regions:
- the LOC105046290 gene encoding uncharacterized protein At2g39920, whose protein sequence is MDSGDSSHSLLSGRHSEMGSHYIVESGIYMSSFAAAIFVAALVTIGVLLLTLLIALTVMLESCQSSHSGVFEQVRTSDQDDYCNTFAFHAELNNLEADEFPTICKQHTLQYINKGRFLRELNLTVQVAESYFSTMTPSNDGLDVILMDVDDIFLLEIAYNGSSALHWSNEDENMRHLVHMIVSRLLIKLQASSWSVSFFTRRSMRNKNATIASLTSAGYGEWFSLIMRSDDELLMENWEYISGRRMQLRDQGFRIASVISSRMDALQGPCLGKRNFKLASPIYYKV